Proteins encoded together in one Yersinia mollaretii ATCC 43969 window:
- a CDS encoding DsbE family thiol:disulfide interchange protein, whose protein sequence is MRQRWPWLMVPLLAFVLGMLLYSGLKRDPHRIELAVNDRPFPAFSLTELQQPAQLTTQDQLRGKVTVINVWASWCASCKQEMAALGQIASTLPGVQFYGLNYRDERHSALNALQRYGNPYQKSLYDPQGTLALAMGVYGTPETWLIDANGVIRQRYAGEMTPAVWQQQFMPLLAQWAKAGEQ, encoded by the coding sequence ATGAGGCAACGTTGGCCTTGGTTAATGGTTCCCCTGCTGGCTTTTGTCTTGGGCATGCTGCTCTACAGTGGCTTAAAGCGCGATCCCCATCGGATTGAGTTGGCGGTGAATGATCGGCCCTTCCCGGCATTTTCGCTCACTGAATTGCAGCAACCCGCGCAACTTACCACTCAAGATCAACTGCGGGGTAAGGTCACGGTCATTAATGTCTGGGCCAGTTGGTGCGCTAGCTGCAAGCAAGAGATGGCGGCATTAGGGCAGATCGCCAGCACCTTACCGGGGGTGCAGTTTTATGGGCTAAATTACCGCGATGAGCGCCACTCGGCATTGAATGCGCTCCAGCGCTACGGCAATCCCTACCAAAAAAGTCTGTATGACCCGCAGGGCACCTTAGCACTGGCGATGGGAGTCTATGGCACCCCTGAGACATGGCTGATTGATGCCAATGGGGTTATTCGCCAGCGTTATGCGGGGGAGATGACACCCGCGGTATGGCAGCAACAATTTATGCCGCTATTGGCGCAGTGGGCAAAGGCGGGGGAGCAATGA
- a CDS encoding heme lyase CcmF/NrfE family subunit gives MIGELGLLSLLAAASLALLLGCLSIIALQGRRWPLLYWLPSLSYGVTLFISLALLLLGECFVTDDFSLLYVAQHANSQLPLFYKIAAIWGGHEGSMLFLLFALSLWSAALTFFRRHFPLRFFARSLCVMGWLLVILSLFILFFSNPFERLFPTLAEGRDLNPMLQDLALIFHPPLLYLGYSGFAISFAFAVAALLDGHRGQSMARYSRPWVLAAWCLLTTGILLGAWWAYSELGWGGWWFWDPVENASLLPWLTATALLHILAINARRDLYPHWGILLALVTFQLCLLGTFIVRSGVLTSVHAFAVDSARGEALLALFGVVTLASLTLFALRVRGGSRVADFNLFSRETLLLAAFVLLSVAAVTVLIGTLYPLIFSALGLGSLSVGAPYFNQTLTPFVLVMLLLVGLMPFAHWRHSPKVTLWRLAIPALLALSVALFTSCLGELPWQAGMVPGVTLALWALLAPLFAPKIHWRSWLLHGGVAVSLLGMLFASYHSVEQGSRMSLGTQITLAGYQFTYRQTELRVGPNYTSERAQIRVSQQGQPITTLLPERRRYTVREVLMIEPAIASGPLADFYAVLGDNLGAGEYSVRLYYKPMVSWIWGGALMMVVGGLLALWNRIRRSDAMAEDK, from the coding sequence ATGATCGGCGAATTAGGACTGTTGTCACTGCTGGCGGCGGCGTCACTGGCGCTACTGCTCGGCTGTCTGTCGATTATTGCGCTACAGGGGCGGCGGTGGCCACTACTCTATTGGCTTCCGTCGCTCAGTTATGGCGTGACACTGTTTATCTCACTGGCGCTACTGCTACTGGGCGAGTGTTTTGTGACCGACGATTTCTCGCTGCTCTATGTTGCGCAGCACGCGAACAGCCAGCTTCCACTTTTTTACAAAATAGCAGCGATCTGGGGTGGGCATGAAGGGTCGATGCTGTTTCTGCTCTTTGCGCTGAGTCTCTGGAGTGCCGCACTGACCTTTTTTCGTCGCCACTTCCCACTGCGTTTTTTTGCCCGTTCACTCTGTGTGATGGGTTGGCTGCTGGTGATCTTGAGTCTGTTTATCCTCTTTTTCTCCAACCCTTTTGAACGCTTATTCCCCACACTGGCGGAGGGGCGTGATTTGAACCCGATGCTGCAAGATCTGGCACTGATCTTTCATCCTCCCCTGTTGTATCTGGGGTATAGCGGATTTGCCATCAGTTTTGCTTTCGCCGTCGCGGCGCTACTTGATGGACATCGCGGTCAATCCATGGCGCGCTACAGCCGCCCGTGGGTATTGGCCGCTTGGTGCTTATTGACCACGGGGATCTTGCTGGGTGCTTGGTGGGCCTACAGTGAATTGGGCTGGGGTGGCTGGTGGTTCTGGGACCCGGTCGAAAATGCGTCACTGCTGCCTTGGCTCACCGCCACTGCGCTACTGCATATACTTGCCATCAACGCGCGGCGCGACTTATACCCGCATTGGGGGATACTGCTGGCGCTGGTGACCTTCCAACTTTGTTTGCTCGGCACCTTTATTGTCCGCTCTGGGGTGTTGACCTCAGTACACGCGTTTGCCGTGGATAGCGCTCGGGGTGAAGCCCTGCTGGCGCTGTTTGGCGTCGTGACCTTAGCCTCACTGACCCTATTTGCGCTGCGGGTGAGGGGAGGGAGTCGTGTGGCTGACTTCAACCTTTTCTCACGGGAAACCTTGTTGTTGGCGGCATTCGTGCTGTTGAGTGTCGCGGCGGTAACTGTCCTGATTGGCACCTTATACCCATTGATTTTCAGTGCATTAGGCTTGGGTTCGCTCTCTGTGGGCGCACCCTATTTTAATCAGACGCTCACCCCCTTTGTGCTGGTGATGCTCTTGCTGGTGGGATTAATGCCCTTTGCTCATTGGCGGCACAGCCCCAAAGTCACTCTCTGGCGGCTGGCGATCCCCGCGTTGCTCGCCCTCTCAGTGGCACTGTTCACTTCCTGTTTGGGCGAATTGCCGTGGCAAGCGGGGATGGTACCGGGTGTCACTCTCGCCCTCTGGGCCTTGCTGGCCCCCCTGTTCGCACCAAAAATACACTGGCGATCATGGCTGCTGCATGGTGGTGTTGCTGTCAGCTTACTGGGCATGTTATTTGCGTCGTATCACTCGGTGGAGCAGGGCAGCCGAATGTCTCTCGGCACTCAGATTACACTGGCGGGCTATCAGTTTACTTATCGCCAAACGGAGTTGCGCGTTGGCCCAAACTATACCAGCGAACGGGCGCAGATCAGGGTGAGCCAACAGGGCCAGCCCATAACCACACTATTACCTGAGCGACGGCGCTATACTGTGCGCGAGGTATTGATGATTGAACCGGCCATCGCCAGTGGCCCACTAGCCGATTTTTATGCGGTTTTGGGGGATAACTTGGGCGCGGGGGAGTACAGCGTGCGTTTGTATTACAAGCCAATGGTGAGTTGGATCTGGGGCGGTGCGCTGATGATGGTCGTGGGCGGCTTGCTGGCACTGTGGAACCGAATTCGGCGTTCCGATGCAATGGCGGAGGATAAATGA
- the nrfD gene encoding cytochrome c nitrite reductase subunit NrfD produces MSAQANTPFHFESLVWDWPIAIYLFLIGVSAGMVVVSLLVKRQVLGEEAAQSGLLKSTAIIAPLAVICGLLILILHLTRPWTFWKLMFFYSTSSVMSLGVMLFQLYMGVLLLWLAVIFRHWIAAQLQPYPKLSWVSTLLNKIAPIECKLEPFMLFLAVALGAYTGFLLSALKSYPLLNNPVLPVLFLFSGVSSGIAAMVLCAVAVFKEPIDSPALAFIHRLEKPVVWLELFLLLAFFTGLWFGGGQKEVAVAVALGSGFWAAMFWVGVVGCGMVLPLALNRYCSHHLRHRISFLLTVSGMSLFGVFVLRFFILYAGQMTVA; encoded by the coding sequence ATGAGTGCTCAAGCGAATACGCCGTTTCACTTTGAATCATTAGTCTGGGATTGGCCCATTGCCATCTACCTGTTCTTGATTGGCGTCTCTGCGGGGATGGTGGTGGTGAGCCTGCTGGTTAAGCGGCAGGTATTGGGGGAGGAGGCGGCGCAGAGCGGGCTGCTCAAATCCACGGCCATAATCGCGCCACTGGCGGTTATCTGCGGTTTACTGATCTTGATCCTGCACCTCACGCGGCCATGGACCTTCTGGAAGCTGATGTTTTTCTACAGCACCAGTTCGGTGATGTCATTAGGGGTGATGCTATTTCAGCTCTATATGGGGGTGCTGTTGCTCTGGCTGGCCGTGATCTTCCGTCACTGGATCGCGGCGCAACTCCAACCCTATCCTAAATTGAGCTGGGTCAGTACCTTGCTCAACAAAATCGCGCCGATTGAGTGCAAACTGGAACCCTTTATGCTGTTTCTGGCGGTGGCATTGGGAGCCTACACCGGTTTTCTATTGTCCGCACTGAAGAGCTATCCGCTGCTGAATAATCCGGTGTTACCGGTGTTGTTCCTGTTCTCCGGTGTCTCCTCGGGGATCGCGGCGATGGTGTTGTGTGCGGTGGCGGTGTTTAAAGAGCCGATAGATAGCCCGGCGCTAGCGTTTATCCATCGGCTGGAGAAACCGGTGGTTTGGCTGGAGCTGTTTCTGCTGTTGGCCTTCTTTACCGGGCTATGGTTTGGCGGCGGGCAGAAAGAGGTAGCCGTGGCGGTTGCATTGGGCAGCGGCTTCTGGGCGGCGATGTTCTGGGTCGGGGTGGTGGGTTGCGGCATGGTGCTGCCATTGGCATTAAACCGCTATTGCAGCCATCACCTACGCCACCGGATCTCATTTTTGCTCACGGTATCGGGCATGAGTCTATTTGGCGTATTCGTTTTGCGCTTCTTCATTCTCTATGCCGGACAGATGACGGTGGCGTGA
- the nrfC gene encoding cytochrome c nitrite reductase Fe-S protein, producing MKTNRRHFLVGMGALIFMTGSTGRSLALSGTVDGVRYGMLHDETRCIGCTACMDACREVNHVPAGVSRLSIIRSQPIGEFPAVKYQFYRHSCQHCDHAPCVDVCPTGASYRDKATGIIDVNPDLCVGCQYCIAACPYRVRFIHPVTKTADKCDFCRKTNLKQGKQPACVLSCPTKALVFGNLDDPNSELVKLLHQRTVYRAKLHLGTQPKLYRVPFQYGEITG from the coding sequence ATGAAGACCAATCGTCGTCACTTTCTGGTCGGCATGGGGGCGCTGATCTTTATGACCGGGTCAACGGGGCGTTCGTTGGCACTTAGCGGCACAGTCGACGGCGTTCGCTACGGGATGCTGCATGATGAGACTCGCTGCATTGGCTGCACCGCCTGTATGGATGCTTGCCGTGAAGTGAACCATGTCCCGGCGGGCGTCTCGCGCCTCAGTATCATTCGCAGTCAACCCATCGGGGAGTTTCCGGCGGTGAAGTATCAGTTTTATCGTCACTCCTGCCAGCATTGTGACCACGCTCCTTGTGTGGATGTCTGCCCGACGGGCGCATCCTATCGCGATAAGGCGACAGGCATTATTGATGTCAATCCTGATCTCTGTGTCGGCTGCCAATATTGCATCGCGGCGTGCCCCTATCGGGTACGGTTTATCCATCCGGTCACCAAAACCGCCGACAAGTGCGATTTTTGCCGCAAAACCAACCTTAAGCAGGGGAAACAGCCCGCCTGTGTGCTCTCATGCCCCACTAAAGCACTGGTGTTTGGCAATCTGGACGATCCCAACAGTGAGCTGGTGAAGCTGTTGCATCAGCGCACAGTGTATCGCGCCAAGTTACATCTGGGGACACAGCCGAAGCTGTACCGTGTGCCTTTTCAGTATGGGGAGATAACCGGATGA
- the nrfB gene encoding cytochrome c nitrite reductase pentaheme subunit encodes MRVLGSFCSAALLAVLALCTLPTHATTQTATPKATDSRHVVEPQRNPDAACVQCHKEQKDELHGKHAGAVNPNTQLAVTCTNCHGKASMLHRNGVKDVMRFNSEMLNADKAMYSVSQQNSVCMSCHQPEKLREAFWPHDVHMLKLSCVSCHQLHPKTDPMQGLDEKGRVKICVDCHRRQQELMPKETP; translated from the coding sequence ATGCGCGTTTTAGGTTCATTCTGTTCAGCAGCGCTGCTGGCCGTGTTGGCCTTGTGCACGCTGCCCACTCACGCCACGACACAGACCGCGACGCCGAAGGCAACAGACTCGCGTCATGTCGTGGAGCCGCAGCGTAATCCCGATGCCGCTTGCGTCCAGTGTCATAAAGAGCAAAAAGATGAGCTGCACGGCAAACATGCGGGGGCGGTGAATCCCAATACTCAATTGGCGGTCACCTGCACCAACTGTCACGGCAAGGCATCAATGCTGCACCGCAACGGCGTAAAAGATGTGATGCGCTTCAACAGCGAGATGTTGAATGCCGATAAGGCGATGTACAGCGTCTCGCAACAAAATAGCGTCTGCATGAGTTGCCATCAGCCGGAAAAATTACGCGAAGCCTTCTGGCCGCATGATGTGCATATGTTGAAACTTTCGTGTGTCAGTTGTCATCAGTTGCACCCTAAAACCGACCCGATGCAGGGGCTGGATGAGAAGGGGCGAGTCAAAATCTGTGTTGATTGCCACCGCCGCCAGCAGGAGTTGATGCCGAAGGAGACGCCATGA
- the nrfA gene encoding ammonia-forming nitrite reductase cytochrome c552 subunit, whose amino-acid sequence MGGIFSLSAAPTPPIEARNDKFAEQHVDQFTSWLKTKESGPREDALADDPNLVILWAGYPFAKDYNKPRGHYYAVTDVRETLRTAAPKTAEDGPLPMACWSCKSPDVARLINEQGEEGYFKGTWAKGGPEVVNQLGCADCHDTATADFAAGKPALVLSRPYTERALQSINQPFDHASRMDQQSMVCSQCHVEYHFAGKDKAVKLPWDQGTDVESMEKYYDGIAFSDWVHPLSKTPMLKAQHPEYETWRAGIHGKNNVSCIDCHMPKIQNAAGKVYTDHQIRNPFDSFESTCVNCHTQDKKTLQDIVAERKASIQELKLNVEKQLVHAHYEAKAAWDAGATEQEMKPILQDIRHAQWRWDYAIASHGIHMHAPDIGLKVLGGALNKAADARTQLARLLATKGISHEIPLPDISTKLNAQKALGMDMDKLNREKQEFLQQVVPAWDDQARKAGRLSQ is encoded by the coding sequence ATGGGAGGGATATTTTCTCTCTCAGCAGCCCCGACACCGCCGATTGAGGCCCGTAACGATAAATTCGCCGAACAGCATGTGGATCAGTTCACCTCATGGCTCAAAACCAAAGAGAGTGGGCCACGGGAAGATGCACTCGCGGATGACCCTAATCTGGTCATTCTCTGGGCGGGTTACCCCTTTGCCAAGGATTATAACAAACCCCGTGGGCACTATTATGCCGTCACCGATGTGCGGGAAACTTTGCGCACCGCCGCGCCAAAAACCGCAGAGGATGGCCCCTTACCCATGGCCTGTTGGAGCTGTAAAAGTCCGGATGTCGCCCGCTTGATCAATGAGCAGGGTGAAGAGGGCTACTTCAAGGGGACATGGGCCAAAGGCGGCCCGGAAGTGGTCAATCAACTGGGCTGTGCCGACTGTCATGATACCGCTACCGCCGATTTTGCGGCGGGTAAACCGGCACTGGTGTTGTCTCGCCCCTACACAGAACGCGCGCTGCAATCTATCAATCAACCTTTCGATCATGCTAGCCGCATGGATCAACAATCCATGGTGTGCAGCCAGTGTCATGTTGAGTATCACTTCGCGGGTAAAGACAAAGCGGTGAAACTCCCATGGGATCAAGGCACCGATGTGGAGTCAATGGAGAAATATTATGATGGAATTGCGTTCTCCGATTGGGTGCATCCGCTGTCAAAAACCCCGATGCTTAAAGCGCAACACCCGGAATATGAAACTTGGCGCGCAGGAATTCATGGCAAAAATAATGTGAGTTGCATTGATTGCCATATGCCGAAAATCCAAAATGCGGCGGGCAAAGTCTATACCGATCACCAGATTCGCAACCCCTTCGACAGCTTCGAAAGCACCTGTGTGAACTGCCACACCCAAGATAAAAAAACCTTGCAAGACATTGTTGCTGAACGCAAAGCCAGTATTCAGGAGCTGAAACTGAATGTTGAGAAGCAACTGGTTCATGCCCATTACGAGGCGAAAGCCGCATGGGATGCGGGGGCAACTGAGCAAGAGATGAAGCCTATTTTGCAAGATATCCGCCATGCCCAGTGGCGTTGGGATTACGCCATCGCCTCCCATGGCATTCATATGCATGCACCGGATATTGGCCTGAAAGTGTTGGGGGGCGCGCTGAACAAAGCGGCTGATGCCCGAACCCAACTGGCGCGTCTGCTGGCAACGAAAGGGATTAGCCACGAAATTCCGCTGCCGGATATCTCGACCAAACTCAATGCGCAAAAAGCGCTGGGGATGGATATGGATAAGCTGAACCGGGAGAAGCAGGAGTTTCTGCAACAAGTGGTGCCAGCGTGGGATGATCAAGCCCGAAAAGCGGGCCGTTTGAGCCAGTAA
- a CDS encoding siderophore-interacting protein — protein sequence MSGASSYRVFDIQLKEKVKISPSLLRCVFAGAEVHRMKLEAPDQRIKLLFPAEEGQIPQLENGDDWHRSYMAIAKPQRPVMRTYTLRALRAEQNEMDVEFVLHGESGPASAWATHAQPGDAIQVVAPNADYPLDSGGYEWAPPAQMAQALLIADETALPAAVAILEQLALLANPPQVQAFFEVPVAGDCLSLAQFPFARVHWLPRDAEHQLAHGRLLVDAVRQWVQIPVTARVEGQSLAENSLGGEVLWERAEGTSTFYAWVAAESSTVKALRRYLIGECGLDRASVNFMAYWC from the coding sequence ATGTCCGGGGCATCAAGCTATCGCGTTTTTGATATCCAATTGAAAGAGAAAGTGAAAATATCCCCTTCACTGTTGCGCTGTGTCTTTGCAGGGGCTGAAGTTCACCGCATGAAACTGGAAGCGCCGGATCAGCGGATCAAACTGCTGTTCCCGGCAGAAGAGGGCCAGATTCCACAATTGGAGAATGGGGATGACTGGCATCGCAGTTACATGGCGATAGCCAAGCCACAGCGTCCGGTGATGCGCACCTATACCTTGCGCGCGCTGCGTGCAGAGCAAAACGAGATGGATGTGGAGTTTGTGCTGCACGGGGAGAGTGGTCCGGCATCCGCTTGGGCAACCCATGCTCAACCGGGCGATGCTATACAGGTGGTGGCACCGAATGCTGACTACCCACTCGACAGTGGCGGCTATGAATGGGCACCTCCGGCCCAGATGGCGCAGGCGTTGCTGATTGCAGATGAAACGGCGTTACCGGCGGCGGTGGCGATTTTGGAACAACTGGCACTACTGGCTAATCCACCACAGGTTCAGGCGTTTTTTGAGGTGCCTGTCGCCGGAGATTGCCTCAGTCTGGCGCAATTCCCGTTTGCCCGAGTGCACTGGTTGCCACGGGATGCGGAACATCAACTGGCCCACGGCCGTTTGTTAGTTGACGCCGTGCGCCAGTGGGTCCAGATTCCGGTTACGGCGCGGGTGGAAGGGCAGTCATTGGCAGAAAACAGTCTGGGCGGTGAGGTGTTATGGGAGCGCGCCGAGGGTACGAGTACGTTCTATGCTTGGGTGGCGGCTGAATCTTCAACGGTGAAAGCCCTGCGCCGCTATCTGATTGGTGAATGTGGTCTCGATCGTGCCAGCGTGAACTTTATGGCCTATTGGTGTTGA